Proteins from one Streptomyces sp. NBC_00390 genomic window:
- a CDS encoding P27 family phage terminase small subunit gives MRGQKPKPHIQAVREGAYRPDRNSEGARFTPLDPIEPDWSELLPGDSSEDLRGKARDVWARTIPALVVSAGLTDPQRETAIEYCVTVARLWQAERELSRTGLVVETERGNVKSPWVTIAHQYRSHFRSLVDELGLSPASSTRITPPEFSGGEDDGVFD, from the coding sequence TTGCGAGGGCAGAAACCAAAGCCTCATATCCAAGCGGTCCGCGAGGGCGCTTACCGCCCCGACCGCAACAGCGAGGGCGCACGCTTCACACCGCTGGACCCGATCGAACCGGACTGGTCCGAGCTGTTGCCCGGCGACTCCTCCGAGGACTTGCGGGGCAAGGCGCGGGACGTGTGGGCGCGGACTATTCCCGCCCTGGTGGTGTCGGCCGGCTTGACGGACCCGCAGCGGGAAACAGCCATCGAGTATTGCGTGACAGTCGCTCGACTCTGGCAAGCGGAACGGGAGCTGTCCCGTACGGGCCTGGTGGTCGAAACGGAACGCGGGAACGTCAAGAGTCCATGGGTGACGATCGCCCACCAGTACCGGAGTCACTTTCGGTCGCTGGTCGATGAGTTGGGTCTGAGCCCCGCGTCGTCAACCCGTATCACCCCGCCGGAATTCAGCGGCGGCGAAGATGACGGAGTGTTCGACTGA
- a CDS encoding GYD domain-containing protein, translated as MPLYLSRFSYTPETWARLIVHPEDRAKAAQAYIESVGGKLHGFWYAFGTHDGYNLWEAPDNVSMATVALAISGGGALSSFETTVLLTVDETMDALRKAERIQYRAPGA; from the coding sequence ATGCCGCTCTATCTATCGAGGTTCAGCTACACACCGGAGACTTGGGCGAGGCTGATCGTCCACCCCGAGGACCGCGCAAAGGCCGCTCAGGCGTACATCGAGTCCGTCGGCGGGAAGCTCCACGGCTTCTGGTACGCCTTCGGCACGCACGACGGCTACAACCTGTGGGAGGCCCCCGACAACGTGTCCATGGCCACGGTTGCGCTGGCGATTAGTGGAGGCGGCGCGCTTAGTTCGTTCGAGACGACAGTTCTCCTGACCGTCGATGAAACCATGGATGCCCTGCGCAAAGCCGAACGAATCCAGTACCGGGCGCCGGGCGCGTAG